A region of Toxotes jaculatrix isolate fToxJac2 chromosome 23, fToxJac2.pri, whole genome shotgun sequence DNA encodes the following proteins:
- the alpk1 gene encoding alpha-protein kinase 1 isoform X1, with protein MDSQEVGDLLEECLRAAAQQSIQPTEAERLNNCSCKDSLCAELASLLQEAMEMKWPFVPEKWQYKLAVCADDKTNLSDLISKHLPQLLAVLKASIIAQEACTALAVIFLVDRFLYWTDESSRLLKITKLLHRSHPDTAVAPQLVIRQARVYLNSGKLQKAEYILSSLINNSGATGRWVYHSESDRALVQAVSVQVRGMILQKLGLWLEAAELIWASLVGYYSLPQPDKKGIGTSLGILANILVSMNGEDFHAFRTSPDIELQSLLGEGSHRLLSAAQAAKMAVVYSQYTSLYVLTNAATQGTCLLSYSFSVECPDTQRQSFLLQAREAFEISLLTKAEEEQVTSKQELHTFLKAAYSLTVAHKWLGTPLEVVVQATQACQKALASFYDYCHADNHDKDSLCAEIMHLVTQVKLLLRVEPFPNSDKGSFIPDSYRNIKDTSVHFTLEGFSKVMQRFQKFHASLCETTNANCKQTKDKIDGARLCITALGTTIGTLNTECSTEACKVSKGAPKGGEQHQRGSDSTAVHPPQKPDLCTTLGSTDNLGSSWQKFSLSSSGISWPSSSDYTGSSATEGGANARNQNCLSTEADDENSDSMLQFTDKNKKQDLHGPNSALRSHTVPRSAIPATSSSSQNDDLEKFEVMQAGIETLGTEEDWITDAAGVAQEPSVAEGGPQSLSQLTFRTSSSSLSDSFSSHSSWEKISADLNSSANRKPSKAGTGQNSKSPEPDGSFFLMETLDSETSDLAPDPTYKNHTSGLELTALSNPQPQGNFNVDPKADTEIDSVSLKPAAKSSLAAPHPNLSQCASTETSIESSFEMLEERESEHQCNEGSSTENVPQRQNPLCYSCVKHSTVGNAVPKRQYLLSQKDYQALLAGVCHECLMKRLHSEETQFKLKEHRTVYSALHLKFSKANGLWTARETCVYIGEPMGMQGKQRTAIWVQFLHQEERLSSYVGKDYLKPKQIQFHLKDVERQMTAQYYVTEFNKSLYDRDVMAQIFFIPSEALLILNGNEIVGCVSVEPYMLGDFVKLTNNTGKKDKSFHATEYGLAFGHFTYLFSDHQEVVVDLQGWVTANGKGLTYLTDPQIHSTKTPRGPSNFAARGLRYFLEEQHGPECNGICQLLKLPPLLRQPHVLPQEL; from the exons ATGGACAGTCAGGAGGTGGGGGATTTACTTGAGGAGTGCCTCcgagcagcagctcagcagtcCATCCAGCCCACTGAGGCAGAAAGGCTGAACAACTGCAGCTGCAAAG ACTCACTGTGTGCAGAACTGGCTTCACTCCTGCAGGAGGCCATGGAGATGAAGTGGCCCTTCGTGCCAGAGAAGTGGCAGTACAAGCTGGCAGTCTGTGCCGATGACAAAACCAACCTCAGTGACCTCATCAGCAAGCATCTACCTCAGCTACTG GCTGTTCTAAAGGCTTCCATCATAGCTCAGGAAGCATGCACAGCACTGGCAGTGATCTTCTTAGTGGACCGTTTTCTCTATTGGACCGATGAGTCCAGCCGGCTCTTAAAGATCACTAAGCTGCTCCACAGGTCCCACCCTGACACCGCTGTGGCCCCCCAGCTTGTCATACGACAGGCCAGGGTCTACCTCAACTCTG GCAAACTGCAGAAGGCAGAATATATCCTGAGCAGTCTGATTAACAATAGTGGGGCAACAG GTCGCTGGGTGTACCACTCTGAAAGTGACAGGGCTCTTGTGCAGGCCGTTAGTGTTCAAGTGCGTGGAATGATTTTGCAAAAGCTGG GACTGTGGCTAGAGGCTGCAGAGTTAATCTGGGCTTCTCTGGTCGGCTACTACTCACTTCCTCAACCTGACAAAAAG GGCATTGGAACTTCTCTCGGCATACTAGCCAACATTTTAGTGTCTATGAATGGTGAGGACTTCCACGCTTTTAGGACTAGTCCAGATATTGAACTG CAGTCCTTACTTGGGGAGGGGAGTCATCGTCTTCTTTCGGCAGCCCAGGCGGCAAAGATGGCAGTGGTGTACAGCCAGTACACTTCACTGTATGTGTTGACCAATGCG gcaACTCAAGGAACCTGCTTGTTATCCTACAGTTTTTCAGTGGAGTGCCCTGACACTCAAAGACAGTCTTTCCTCCTGCAAGCTAGAGAGGCATTTGAAATCAGCTTGCTCACCaaagcagaggaagagcaggtCACCAGTAAGCAGGAGCTTCACACCTTCCTCAAGGCTGCCTATTCCCTAACTGTCGCTCACAAATGGCTTGGTACTCCTCTGGAGGTTGTGGTGCAGGCGACACAAGCTTGTCAGAAAGCTTTAGCCAGTTTCTATGATTACTGCCATGCAGATAATCATGACAAAGACAGCCTCTGTGCAGAGATCATGCATCTGGTCACCCAAGTCAAGCTTCTGTTGAGAGTGGAGCCTTTCCCTAATTCAGACAAGGGGTCTTTTATTCCTGACAGCTACAGAAACATCAAAGACACATCAGTACATTTTACTCTGGAAGGTTTCTCTAAGGTGATGCAGAGATTCCAGAAGTTTCATGCATCATTGTGCGAGACCACCAACGCAAACTGCAAGCAGACAAAAGACAAGATCGACGGGGCAAGGCTGTGTATAACTGCACTGGGGACAACCATTGGTACGCTCAACACAGAATGTAGCACTGAGGCATGCAAAGTATCAAAAGGTGCACCCAAAGGAGGGGAGCAGCATCAAAGAGGTTCAGATTCAACCGCTGTGCATCCACCTCAAAAGCCAGACCTGTGTACCACTCTAGGAAGCACAGATAACCTTGGCTCATCATGGCAGAAATTCTCCTTGAGTAGTTCAGGAATTTCTTGGCCCAGCAGCAGTGACTACACAGGAAGTAGTGCCACTGAAGGTGGAGCAAATGCCAGGAATCAGAACTGTCTGAGCACTGAGGCTGATGATGAAAACTCAGACAGCATGCTTCAGttcactgataaaaacaaaaagcaagacTTGCATGGTCCTAACTCTGCTCTCAGGTCCCATACAGTCCCAAGATCCGCAATACCtgccacttcctcctccagtcAGAATGATGATTTAGAAAAGTTTGAGGTGATGCAAGCTGGAATAGAGACACTGGGCACAGAGGAGGATTGGATCACTGATGCCGCAGGTGTGGCACAGGAACCGTCAGTAGCTGAAGGAGGACCACAGTCCTTATCCCAGCTAACTTTCAGAACATCCTCCAGCTCCCTCAGTGACAGTTTCAGTTCCCATTCATCGTGGGAGAAAATCTCAGCTGACCTGAACTCCTCCGCAAACAGAAAACCATCAAAAGCAGGAACTGGGCAAAACAGCAAGTCACCAGAGCCCGATGGGAGCTTCTTCCTCATGGAAACGCTTGATTCTGAAACCAGTGATTTAGCTCCTGATCCCACGTACAAAAACCACACATCTGGTTTGGAATTAACAGCCTTGTCCAATCCACAACCTCAGGGGAACTTTAATGttgacccaaaagcagacactgAGATTGACTCTGTGTCTTTAAAACCTGCTGCCAAGAGCTCTTTAGCAGCCCCACACCCAAACCTTTCCCAGTGTGCCTCCACTGAAACTTCCATAGAGAGTTCATTTGAGATgctggaggaaagagaaagtgaacaCCAATGCAATGAAGGCTCTTCTACAGAAAATGTCCCTCAGAGGCAAAACCCCTTGTGCTACAGCTGTGTGAAACACAGTACTGTAGGTAATGCTGTCCCTAAGAGACAGTATTTGTTGTCACAGAAAGATTACCAAGCATTACTGGCTGGAGTTTGCCATGAATGCCTGATGAAGAGACTGCACAGTGAAGAAACACAGTTCAAACTCAAGGAACACAGAACTGTCTACA GTGCTCTTCATTTAAAGTTTTCCAAAGCAAACGGACTGTGGACAGCAAGGGAGACCTGTGTTTACATCGGAGAGCCAATGGGGATGCAGGGCAAGCAGAGAACTGCAATATGGGTACAGTTTTTACACCAGGAGGAAAGGTTAAGCAG TTATGTGGGGAAGGATTACCTGAAGCCAAAGCAGATCCAGTTTCACCTGAAAGACGTGGAGAGGCAGATGACAGCCCAGTACTACGTGACTGAATTCAATAAGAGCCTCTACGACAGAGACGTCATGGCTCAGATCTTCTTCATTCCCTCAGAGGCACTGCTG ATTTTGAATGGAAATGAGATCGTGGGCTGTGTATCGGTGGAGCCCTACATGCTCGGAGATTTTGTCAAACTGACCAACAACACAGGAAAGAAGGACAAGAGTTTCCATGCTACAGAATACGGCCTTGCCTTTGGACACTTCACCTATCTGTTCTCTGACCACCAGGAAGTTGTTGTAGACCTGCAAG gATGGGTTACAGCCAATGGCAAAGGACTGACCTACCTCACTGACCCCCAGATCCACTCCACCAAGACCCCTAGAGGCCCCTCTAACTTTGCTGCCAGAGGCCTCAGGTACTTCCTGGAAGAGCAACATGGACCAGAGTGCAATGGCATCTGCCAGCTGCTCAAACTACCTCCACTGCTCAGACAGCCACATGTTCTTCCTCAGGAACTTTGA
- the alpk1 gene encoding alpha-protein kinase 1 isoform X2, which translates to MDSQEVGDLLEECLRAAAQQSIQPTEAERLNNCSCKDSLCAELASLLQEAMEMKWPFVPEKWQYKLAVCADDKTNLSDLISKHLPQLLAVLKASIIAQEACTALAVIFLVDRFLYWTDESSRLLKITKLLHRSHPDTAVAPQLVIRQARVYLNSGKLQKAEYILSSLINNSGATGRWVYHSESDRALVQAVSVQVRGMILQKLGLWLEAAELIWASLVGYYSLPQPDKKGIGTSLGILANILVSMNGEDFHAFRTSPDIELSLLGEGSHRLLSAAQAAKMAVVYSQYTSLYVLTNAATQGTCLLSYSFSVECPDTQRQSFLLQAREAFEISLLTKAEEEQVTSKQELHTFLKAAYSLTVAHKWLGTPLEVVVQATQACQKALASFYDYCHADNHDKDSLCAEIMHLVTQVKLLLRVEPFPNSDKGSFIPDSYRNIKDTSVHFTLEGFSKVMQRFQKFHASLCETTNANCKQTKDKIDGARLCITALGTTIGTLNTECSTEACKVSKGAPKGGEQHQRGSDSTAVHPPQKPDLCTTLGSTDNLGSSWQKFSLSSSGISWPSSSDYTGSSATEGGANARNQNCLSTEADDENSDSMLQFTDKNKKQDLHGPNSALRSHTVPRSAIPATSSSSQNDDLEKFEVMQAGIETLGTEEDWITDAAGVAQEPSVAEGGPQSLSQLTFRTSSSSLSDSFSSHSSWEKISADLNSSANRKPSKAGTGQNSKSPEPDGSFFLMETLDSETSDLAPDPTYKNHTSGLELTALSNPQPQGNFNVDPKADTEIDSVSLKPAAKSSLAAPHPNLSQCASTETSIESSFEMLEERESEHQCNEGSSTENVPQRQNPLCYSCVKHSTVGNAVPKRQYLLSQKDYQALLAGVCHECLMKRLHSEETQFKLKEHRTVYSALHLKFSKANGLWTARETCVYIGEPMGMQGKQRTAIWVQFLHQEERLSSYVGKDYLKPKQIQFHLKDVERQMTAQYYVTEFNKSLYDRDVMAQIFFIPSEALLILNGNEIVGCVSVEPYMLGDFVKLTNNTGKKDKSFHATEYGLAFGHFTYLFSDHQEVVVDLQGWVTANGKGLTYLTDPQIHSTKTPRGPSNFAARGLRYFLEEQHGPECNGICQLLKLPPLLRQPHVLPQEL; encoded by the exons ATGGACAGTCAGGAGGTGGGGGATTTACTTGAGGAGTGCCTCcgagcagcagctcagcagtcCATCCAGCCCACTGAGGCAGAAAGGCTGAACAACTGCAGCTGCAAAG ACTCACTGTGTGCAGAACTGGCTTCACTCCTGCAGGAGGCCATGGAGATGAAGTGGCCCTTCGTGCCAGAGAAGTGGCAGTACAAGCTGGCAGTCTGTGCCGATGACAAAACCAACCTCAGTGACCTCATCAGCAAGCATCTACCTCAGCTACTG GCTGTTCTAAAGGCTTCCATCATAGCTCAGGAAGCATGCACAGCACTGGCAGTGATCTTCTTAGTGGACCGTTTTCTCTATTGGACCGATGAGTCCAGCCGGCTCTTAAAGATCACTAAGCTGCTCCACAGGTCCCACCCTGACACCGCTGTGGCCCCCCAGCTTGTCATACGACAGGCCAGGGTCTACCTCAACTCTG GCAAACTGCAGAAGGCAGAATATATCCTGAGCAGTCTGATTAACAATAGTGGGGCAACAG GTCGCTGGGTGTACCACTCTGAAAGTGACAGGGCTCTTGTGCAGGCCGTTAGTGTTCAAGTGCGTGGAATGATTTTGCAAAAGCTGG GACTGTGGCTAGAGGCTGCAGAGTTAATCTGGGCTTCTCTGGTCGGCTACTACTCACTTCCTCAACCTGACAAAAAG GGCATTGGAACTTCTCTCGGCATACTAGCCAACATTTTAGTGTCTATGAATGGTGAGGACTTCCACGCTTTTAGGACTAGTCCAGATATTGAACTG TCCTTACTTGGGGAGGGGAGTCATCGTCTTCTTTCGGCAGCCCAGGCGGCAAAGATGGCAGTGGTGTACAGCCAGTACACTTCACTGTATGTGTTGACCAATGCG gcaACTCAAGGAACCTGCTTGTTATCCTACAGTTTTTCAGTGGAGTGCCCTGACACTCAAAGACAGTCTTTCCTCCTGCAAGCTAGAGAGGCATTTGAAATCAGCTTGCTCACCaaagcagaggaagagcaggtCACCAGTAAGCAGGAGCTTCACACCTTCCTCAAGGCTGCCTATTCCCTAACTGTCGCTCACAAATGGCTTGGTACTCCTCTGGAGGTTGTGGTGCAGGCGACACAAGCTTGTCAGAAAGCTTTAGCCAGTTTCTATGATTACTGCCATGCAGATAATCATGACAAAGACAGCCTCTGTGCAGAGATCATGCATCTGGTCACCCAAGTCAAGCTTCTGTTGAGAGTGGAGCCTTTCCCTAATTCAGACAAGGGGTCTTTTATTCCTGACAGCTACAGAAACATCAAAGACACATCAGTACATTTTACTCTGGAAGGTTTCTCTAAGGTGATGCAGAGATTCCAGAAGTTTCATGCATCATTGTGCGAGACCACCAACGCAAACTGCAAGCAGACAAAAGACAAGATCGACGGGGCAAGGCTGTGTATAACTGCACTGGGGACAACCATTGGTACGCTCAACACAGAATGTAGCACTGAGGCATGCAAAGTATCAAAAGGTGCACCCAAAGGAGGGGAGCAGCATCAAAGAGGTTCAGATTCAACCGCTGTGCATCCACCTCAAAAGCCAGACCTGTGTACCACTCTAGGAAGCACAGATAACCTTGGCTCATCATGGCAGAAATTCTCCTTGAGTAGTTCAGGAATTTCTTGGCCCAGCAGCAGTGACTACACAGGAAGTAGTGCCACTGAAGGTGGAGCAAATGCCAGGAATCAGAACTGTCTGAGCACTGAGGCTGATGATGAAAACTCAGACAGCATGCTTCAGttcactgataaaaacaaaaagcaagacTTGCATGGTCCTAACTCTGCTCTCAGGTCCCATACAGTCCCAAGATCCGCAATACCtgccacttcctcctccagtcAGAATGATGATTTAGAAAAGTTTGAGGTGATGCAAGCTGGAATAGAGACACTGGGCACAGAGGAGGATTGGATCACTGATGCCGCAGGTGTGGCACAGGAACCGTCAGTAGCTGAAGGAGGACCACAGTCCTTATCCCAGCTAACTTTCAGAACATCCTCCAGCTCCCTCAGTGACAGTTTCAGTTCCCATTCATCGTGGGAGAAAATCTCAGCTGACCTGAACTCCTCCGCAAACAGAAAACCATCAAAAGCAGGAACTGGGCAAAACAGCAAGTCACCAGAGCCCGATGGGAGCTTCTTCCTCATGGAAACGCTTGATTCTGAAACCAGTGATTTAGCTCCTGATCCCACGTACAAAAACCACACATCTGGTTTGGAATTAACAGCCTTGTCCAATCCACAACCTCAGGGGAACTTTAATGttgacccaaaagcagacactgAGATTGACTCTGTGTCTTTAAAACCTGCTGCCAAGAGCTCTTTAGCAGCCCCACACCCAAACCTTTCCCAGTGTGCCTCCACTGAAACTTCCATAGAGAGTTCATTTGAGATgctggaggaaagagaaagtgaacaCCAATGCAATGAAGGCTCTTCTACAGAAAATGTCCCTCAGAGGCAAAACCCCTTGTGCTACAGCTGTGTGAAACACAGTACTGTAGGTAATGCTGTCCCTAAGAGACAGTATTTGTTGTCACAGAAAGATTACCAAGCATTACTGGCTGGAGTTTGCCATGAATGCCTGATGAAGAGACTGCACAGTGAAGAAACACAGTTCAAACTCAAGGAACACAGAACTGTCTACA GTGCTCTTCATTTAAAGTTTTCCAAAGCAAACGGACTGTGGACAGCAAGGGAGACCTGTGTTTACATCGGAGAGCCAATGGGGATGCAGGGCAAGCAGAGAACTGCAATATGGGTACAGTTTTTACACCAGGAGGAAAGGTTAAGCAG TTATGTGGGGAAGGATTACCTGAAGCCAAAGCAGATCCAGTTTCACCTGAAAGACGTGGAGAGGCAGATGACAGCCCAGTACTACGTGACTGAATTCAATAAGAGCCTCTACGACAGAGACGTCATGGCTCAGATCTTCTTCATTCCCTCAGAGGCACTGCTG ATTTTGAATGGAAATGAGATCGTGGGCTGTGTATCGGTGGAGCCCTACATGCTCGGAGATTTTGTCAAACTGACCAACAACACAGGAAAGAAGGACAAGAGTTTCCATGCTACAGAATACGGCCTTGCCTTTGGACACTTCACCTATCTGTTCTCTGACCACCAGGAAGTTGTTGTAGACCTGCAAG gATGGGTTACAGCCAATGGCAAAGGACTGACCTACCTCACTGACCCCCAGATCCACTCCACCAAGACCCCTAGAGGCCCCTCTAACTTTGCTGCCAGAGGCCTCAGGTACTTCCTGGAAGAGCAACATGGACCAGAGTGCAATGGCATCTGCCAGCTGCTCAAACTACCTCCACTGCTCAGACAGCCACATGTTCTTCCTCAGGAACTTTGA
- the alpk1 gene encoding alpha-protein kinase 1 isoform X3, translated as MEMKWPFVPEKWQYKLAVCADDKTNLSDLISKHLPQLLAVLKASIIAQEACTALAVIFLVDRFLYWTDESSRLLKITKLLHRSHPDTAVAPQLVIRQARVYLNSGKLQKAEYILSSLINNSGATGRWVYHSESDRALVQAVSVQVRGMILQKLGLWLEAAELIWASLVGYYSLPQPDKKGIGTSLGILANILVSMNGEDFHAFRTSPDIELQSLLGEGSHRLLSAAQAAKMAVVYSQYTSLYVLTNAATQGTCLLSYSFSVECPDTQRQSFLLQAREAFEISLLTKAEEEQVTSKQELHTFLKAAYSLTVAHKWLGTPLEVVVQATQACQKALASFYDYCHADNHDKDSLCAEIMHLVTQVKLLLRVEPFPNSDKGSFIPDSYRNIKDTSVHFTLEGFSKVMQRFQKFHASLCETTNANCKQTKDKIDGARLCITALGTTIGTLNTECSTEACKVSKGAPKGGEQHQRGSDSTAVHPPQKPDLCTTLGSTDNLGSSWQKFSLSSSGISWPSSSDYTGSSATEGGANARNQNCLSTEADDENSDSMLQFTDKNKKQDLHGPNSALRSHTVPRSAIPATSSSSQNDDLEKFEVMQAGIETLGTEEDWITDAAGVAQEPSVAEGGPQSLSQLTFRTSSSSLSDSFSSHSSWEKISADLNSSANRKPSKAGTGQNSKSPEPDGSFFLMETLDSETSDLAPDPTYKNHTSGLELTALSNPQPQGNFNVDPKADTEIDSVSLKPAAKSSLAAPHPNLSQCASTETSIESSFEMLEERESEHQCNEGSSTENVPQRQNPLCYSCVKHSTVGNAVPKRQYLLSQKDYQALLAGVCHECLMKRLHSEETQFKLKEHRTVYSALHLKFSKANGLWTARETCVYIGEPMGMQGKQRTAIWVQFLHQEERLSSYVGKDYLKPKQIQFHLKDVERQMTAQYYVTEFNKSLYDRDVMAQIFFIPSEALLILNGNEIVGCVSVEPYMLGDFVKLTNNTGKKDKSFHATEYGLAFGHFTYLFSDHQEVVVDLQGWVTANGKGLTYLTDPQIHSTKTPRGPSNFAARGLRYFLEEQHGPECNGICQLLKLPPLLRQPHVLPQEL; from the exons ATGGAGATGAAGTGGCCCTTCGTGCCAGAGAAGTGGCAGTACAAGCTGGCAGTCTGTGCCGATGACAAAACCAACCTCAGTGACCTCATCAGCAAGCATCTACCTCAGCTACTG GCTGTTCTAAAGGCTTCCATCATAGCTCAGGAAGCATGCACAGCACTGGCAGTGATCTTCTTAGTGGACCGTTTTCTCTATTGGACCGATGAGTCCAGCCGGCTCTTAAAGATCACTAAGCTGCTCCACAGGTCCCACCCTGACACCGCTGTGGCCCCCCAGCTTGTCATACGACAGGCCAGGGTCTACCTCAACTCTG GCAAACTGCAGAAGGCAGAATATATCCTGAGCAGTCTGATTAACAATAGTGGGGCAACAG GTCGCTGGGTGTACCACTCTGAAAGTGACAGGGCTCTTGTGCAGGCCGTTAGTGTTCAAGTGCGTGGAATGATTTTGCAAAAGCTGG GACTGTGGCTAGAGGCTGCAGAGTTAATCTGGGCTTCTCTGGTCGGCTACTACTCACTTCCTCAACCTGACAAAAAG GGCATTGGAACTTCTCTCGGCATACTAGCCAACATTTTAGTGTCTATGAATGGTGAGGACTTCCACGCTTTTAGGACTAGTCCAGATATTGAACTG CAGTCCTTACTTGGGGAGGGGAGTCATCGTCTTCTTTCGGCAGCCCAGGCGGCAAAGATGGCAGTGGTGTACAGCCAGTACACTTCACTGTATGTGTTGACCAATGCG gcaACTCAAGGAACCTGCTTGTTATCCTACAGTTTTTCAGTGGAGTGCCCTGACACTCAAAGACAGTCTTTCCTCCTGCAAGCTAGAGAGGCATTTGAAATCAGCTTGCTCACCaaagcagaggaagagcaggtCACCAGTAAGCAGGAGCTTCACACCTTCCTCAAGGCTGCCTATTCCCTAACTGTCGCTCACAAATGGCTTGGTACTCCTCTGGAGGTTGTGGTGCAGGCGACACAAGCTTGTCAGAAAGCTTTAGCCAGTTTCTATGATTACTGCCATGCAGATAATCATGACAAAGACAGCCTCTGTGCAGAGATCATGCATCTGGTCACCCAAGTCAAGCTTCTGTTGAGAGTGGAGCCTTTCCCTAATTCAGACAAGGGGTCTTTTATTCCTGACAGCTACAGAAACATCAAAGACACATCAGTACATTTTACTCTGGAAGGTTTCTCTAAGGTGATGCAGAGATTCCAGAAGTTTCATGCATCATTGTGCGAGACCACCAACGCAAACTGCAAGCAGACAAAAGACAAGATCGACGGGGCAAGGCTGTGTATAACTGCACTGGGGACAACCATTGGTACGCTCAACACAGAATGTAGCACTGAGGCATGCAAAGTATCAAAAGGTGCACCCAAAGGAGGGGAGCAGCATCAAAGAGGTTCAGATTCAACCGCTGTGCATCCACCTCAAAAGCCAGACCTGTGTACCACTCTAGGAAGCACAGATAACCTTGGCTCATCATGGCAGAAATTCTCCTTGAGTAGTTCAGGAATTTCTTGGCCCAGCAGCAGTGACTACACAGGAAGTAGTGCCACTGAAGGTGGAGCAAATGCCAGGAATCAGAACTGTCTGAGCACTGAGGCTGATGATGAAAACTCAGACAGCATGCTTCAGttcactgataaaaacaaaaagcaagacTTGCATGGTCCTAACTCTGCTCTCAGGTCCCATACAGTCCCAAGATCCGCAATACCtgccacttcctcctccagtcAGAATGATGATTTAGAAAAGTTTGAGGTGATGCAAGCTGGAATAGAGACACTGGGCACAGAGGAGGATTGGATCACTGATGCCGCAGGTGTGGCACAGGAACCGTCAGTAGCTGAAGGAGGACCACAGTCCTTATCCCAGCTAACTTTCAGAACATCCTCCAGCTCCCTCAGTGACAGTTTCAGTTCCCATTCATCGTGGGAGAAAATCTCAGCTGACCTGAACTCCTCCGCAAACAGAAAACCATCAAAAGCAGGAACTGGGCAAAACAGCAAGTCACCAGAGCCCGATGGGAGCTTCTTCCTCATGGAAACGCTTGATTCTGAAACCAGTGATTTAGCTCCTGATCCCACGTACAAAAACCACACATCTGGTTTGGAATTAACAGCCTTGTCCAATCCACAACCTCAGGGGAACTTTAATGttgacccaaaagcagacactgAGATTGACTCTGTGTCTTTAAAACCTGCTGCCAAGAGCTCTTTAGCAGCCCCACACCCAAACCTTTCCCAGTGTGCCTCCACTGAAACTTCCATAGAGAGTTCATTTGAGATgctggaggaaagagaaagtgaacaCCAATGCAATGAAGGCTCTTCTACAGAAAATGTCCCTCAGAGGCAAAACCCCTTGTGCTACAGCTGTGTGAAACACAGTACTGTAGGTAATGCTGTCCCTAAGAGACAGTATTTGTTGTCACAGAAAGATTACCAAGCATTACTGGCTGGAGTTTGCCATGAATGCCTGATGAAGAGACTGCACAGTGAAGAAACACAGTTCAAACTCAAGGAACACAGAACTGTCTACA GTGCTCTTCATTTAAAGTTTTCCAAAGCAAACGGACTGTGGACAGCAAGGGAGACCTGTGTTTACATCGGAGAGCCAATGGGGATGCAGGGCAAGCAGAGAACTGCAATATGGGTACAGTTTTTACACCAGGAGGAAAGGTTAAGCAG TTATGTGGGGAAGGATTACCTGAAGCCAAAGCAGATCCAGTTTCACCTGAAAGACGTGGAGAGGCAGATGACAGCCCAGTACTACGTGACTGAATTCAATAAGAGCCTCTACGACAGAGACGTCATGGCTCAGATCTTCTTCATTCCCTCAGAGGCACTGCTG ATTTTGAATGGAAATGAGATCGTGGGCTGTGTATCGGTGGAGCCCTACATGCTCGGAGATTTTGTCAAACTGACCAACAACACAGGAAAGAAGGACAAGAGTTTCCATGCTACAGAATACGGCCTTGCCTTTGGACACTTCACCTATCTGTTCTCTGACCACCAGGAAGTTGTTGTAGACCTGCAAG gATGGGTTACAGCCAATGGCAAAGGACTGACCTACCTCACTGACCCCCAGATCCACTCCACCAAGACCCCTAGAGGCCCCTCTAACTTTGCTGCCAGAGGCCTCAGGTACTTCCTGGAAGAGCAACATGGACCAGAGTGCAATGGCATCTGCCAGCTGCTCAAACTACCTCCACTGCTCAGACAGCCACATGTTCTTCCTCAGGAACTTTGA